Within the Papaver somniferum cultivar HN1 unplaced genomic scaffold, ASM357369v1 unplaced-scaffold_132, whole genome shotgun sequence genome, the region CGACGGAGACAACTTGGGTTTGATCATTCCTCTTTTGTTATCATTTTCATGAGTTTTAAGAAATCCATAATCGTGTTTTGCTAATCTATTTGTAACTAGCgtttttatggttgaaactacatggatgttaggccatttttgattgaattgaattatgaagcaatataccattatgatttgaattgattaattttgattaTTGTTTATCAATTAATTGAAGTATGAGTTGTTGCGTTACCGGTTTTATAAACCTTTGTGCGTAGTTGGATAGTTTTACAAATAGTTTTGGTCTCGTTATTTGATAGTCCATGCTTGGGTTGAAtcctttgatgggttatacttagaaaAGCCAGATTCAATTTGTGAATCAATATTTTAGTTTCGTATGATTTTCTCGCTAATACAATTTGATAGTGCATGCTTgggtttaatcttttgatgtgtTATGCTTTTAGTATACTAGTGACATTTGCGATATTATcgttataataggtgatgtcaatagaacgaaagATAAACacatattcataattatgtttcatttcagtaattgaatagaaatagtagtGGATATCatgaaaccctggttaccgacttttcttttggattcattttattagtttaattattttctttgtttttataattctaaaaatccaaaaacatcatttCTGGTTAGTTTTATTAGGGATATtggttacagtatttccaccgctcctcgtgggaacgacatgtacttgccattgttctactagttagacaccgtgcaattgcggtttatataaatAGGGTTCTTCCAGAATCCTATCACTAGGACGACATACTATTTTCACACTTGAAGATGTTGTTGGAAGTGCTCTAACCTTCTCTAAAAATAGTTCCATTTTTCTCACTCCATCCGGCGAGCAAGTACTAGCACGGAATGACAGACGAACATTGCTCAAAACCTTAGCATGTTTTAATAAAAAACTCAGAAGTTTGAGTTTAGCATCACATCCTTCCACATTGTAGAAAGAAACATCAGTGAGGCGAGACAACATCCCTGCGATGACAACCCTGCATCCCAATCATCCCCGACGTCCACTAAATTTGACTACATCAAAACAATCACAATAGCTAATAGGTCACTTGGTGACAAAGAATAATTGTACAAAATACGAAATCCTGCATACTCAAAGTTTCCAAAATTCTTCAAAAATTAAAGTCACCATGAGATGCATGATAAACATTGACGCTGTATTAGAATTTTCGGAACTACATCACAGGCCAGATCAATAAACGCAAAGGTTGGTTAACTGTTACCTGCTTGGAGTAAAGGAGTATACTCTGTACCCGAGGAGAAATCTTGAGCAAATACGTTATAGCCCACAAGCAACCTCTTGTAAACCGCATTTTCATCCAGAAAGATAGCATATTAAATAAGCAAGGTGGTTCAGAGTCTAATAATAAGTCAGGCGCTTCTGAGAGAACCTTGAGAAACAAAGAAATTTTTAAAATAATGTAAGAGCTAATAAATACTAATACTAGTTGAGAGCTCTGTTGTGTCAGGCGCTAGGCCAGGCGACAAGCCCTTCGCCTTGCGCCTAGGCTCTACTTTCCTTTGACATAATCGAGAGCTAATAACAAAAAAACCTCCATCATATTAGCCATACCTCGAGTAATCCATAGGATAACCACATATTTCTCACCATACAAGCCTCTCTTAGAAACTTCGTCATATGTTTAGCATATACCATTTCTTCATGTGAGAGAAAATTACAATATGCTTCTGTATTCTCACCTAAAACTCTTTCTTTGAGATCCAACTTAAAATTTACCTCGAATAGAAGAGAACAGTTTTCTAGAGAATATAATTGTGTCACGCAAGACATGCACTGGAAATATTTTAGATTTGGAGTAGTCAACTTGATAACATTGTCTGTACTACCAGGTAACCGCTTGTACACGAAATTCTCGAGGCTGAGAGAATTAACAGTCAAATTTGGTATGTCACAATGATATACGAATAACTTTTCAAGAACTGGGAAACTTGAAAAGATCCTTTTAGATAGTTCTTCATTGGGGATCGAAACTCCATGAATCCACAAAACTTTGAGCCGAGGTAAATCCATTGATTTTGGTAACATAGCATCTGTACATTTGAAACCAAAATTCACTTGCATTTCCAAGTGCACCAGTGACTTGCAATTAACAAGTTGATGGGGAATTTCAAGTGCTTCTGGATGACCTTGACTGATTTTCAAACTCATTTCTTTAACATTGCGCTTAACAGCTTGAACAATCCATCTATAAAcatttttcatcacaatatcttcACCTATAGCATATCTATACCGAATTATAGCAAATCGCTGAATATCAGATTTATTGCGAAGAATGAATACCATGTCGACAAAATGTATGAACCTTTGATCATGTTCTCTTCTTAGAGGAAATGAACTTCTCTTGATGCTTAGACATGGAACAGATTTCCGAATATGAATCCATCTTTTGGATAAAACACATGTTTGCATTACATCTCTGATATAATTAGAAGACATGATGCGGTGAATTATTTGCAATTAACAAATTATTAGGGATATTGATTAcaatatttccaccgctcctcgtgggaacgacctgtacttgccattgttatattagttagacaccgtgcaattgcggtttatataaatAGGGTTCTTTCataatcctatcaatttttggcgccgctgcggaggagcggttgtggaatattgtaattagtatttttttttattttgtaaatacttaggtgtttattaaaaaaaaaaattgtacagtatttttattttttaggatttcttttaccttttgacttgttttgtgcttcagaattttatttcatGAGCGTTTTTGAGAACGATGAGTGCTTTGCGCGAGACGTCGTCTATGACGCTTGGggaatacatgtatgggtcacggtataaggaacttcttgcttataatcgtctcatgtatggaacttggaatccacgtaatttcgctatgggtggttattcagatgagtatcaaccccaataccatgagggtGAAAAGGAACTTgatactagaagtgattttaggaattatgacaccgatataatatctgaatctattgtatcttacaCAACTCATGATCTAActgattatttgtctattcaaaaggacgagagttgtgttagagatgccatttattcagataatgatgatttagaagaacatatttatacagaagatactattgttgattCCGATGATTTAGAGACAGTAGACgtgcataatgagatattttctaatcattcaaataatgagtttcctataagtcacttagttgcagatagtgatgaggcgattattcatgataatGTTGCTCCATTGCCCTCTTGTTTTTCTGACCCATCTTGTGATTTTCTGATTGCTGATGTGGATGTGGAGGCAATTGGTACTGATCAGGTAACTACTGATTTTGAACTaatctcagtttgtttagccCACTTTGCAGATTCCGATGATCCTATGCTTATTGACATCGTCAATGCATTGCGGTCTCCAATggataatcaaggtaactcaacaatgaaagttatttccgcggacttagaGCCAGATTTAGGAGTtgctgattttgataaacttgaaccattgGATACAAGTTTAAACAGTTTTAAACTTTGTGTTGAGTTTGATAAATCGTACCTACCTTTTTGCATTGTCAATACATTGCTTCATATGATCTCTAGTGAAAAGATAAGGTGTGTCGACCGGGATGTacttcagctgatttagaacctgatttagagtgtgCTTCTCGAATAGAAACTAATGTGGATTCTATGTCGgttgtccatgtgagtgatttacTTATCTCGACTAAGGATTGTTTTCTATTAGGAATGGActtacacatctttttggagatttataatgtttgcaggttcatattcgtAGCTGAACTGATTtattggattgatccccaacttttcagactttatatatatgctttgcagggatacaaagattatgctttatgggagtcaacccatacgattttgcttcatgggagtcaacccatcagatttgttttctttcctctatcttttatttgtttgcttaaatttcccatcttaatttctacgttggatgactcaattacattgaggacaatgtaatgtttaagtgtggggagtggCTCTTTCATTAGGAATTTTGATAAAAAATTTTTTTGAATGAATCAcaagctgtttagcgggtctacataaaaaaaaaaaagatgatcagctgtgtagcgggtcttttaaaaaaaaaaaaaaacttttcgggttatgaccagctgtgtagcggatcttgtatatggtatttgtcatgaccagctgtgtagcgggtcttttctaggGTATTTTCTATGAGCTGTGTGGCGGGTTTTGTGTACgctatttcaaattttcattttatgaccaactgtgtagcgggtctaactctctcttatgatatgaccagttgtgtagcgggtcaattatttgttttgctcgaggctTAGCAAATATAAGTGTAGGGGTGTTGATAAACACgtcagtgctacattttatacccagatttatattagttaggactcgatactttggctaataatatttttttcagtgcttttatagaaagtacaaACAATTCTGGTAACGGAAGGATAATTAGCGATATTACAAGCTTACAAGGAAGTTgagacgaaagttactaatgcaACCTCTCAAGTCAACAAAAGGAGAAAGAGCCCACTATGTTAACCTCTTGTACTTATTAGCCCGCACCACACTCACGGACAGAAGTTAAGCAAGTGAAAGAAATGCTTTCATTTCCCTGATGTCGACCAGGTGAACTACATGTGGAGACATAAGAAAATTATTAGTGGGACGTGTTTTCTCAAAGACAAGGAGCTGATGACGTTAGTCATATGGGTTTTATTTATGGTGTGCCTGCGACTTCGAACAAATGTTGCTGGTTTATTTTGACTTTGAGCTCGATTTGTGCTGGTGACCTGGAACGATCAGCTGAAGGTAATGTTAATAGAAGTTCTTGATGGCTGCTCAGGGAGAAGAGGATCGCAGCTGCCTGAGAAGAACTGATGGGTAGGTGATGAATCATTGAAAGCAACGAGTTGAAGAAGTGCAGGCGATGGCTGCTCTAAATTTGCAGAGATGAAATCGTATTGGCTGCTGCAATTGTTTCATCACCGAGATGGAGTCAGGTCATGGAAAGGATACTGACAAGGGAAGAAACGAATATACAAGGATTGTTAATGCAGACTGTGATTACTGCAACAGAATTAGTGACTTTTGCCTAGTCTACTATGGGAGCTGGGTGTGTCGGTACAAAGAGAAGAGACGAAGTGGTGTTGTCCGTTTCGGCCCGAGATGATCTCGGTTAGTGATGGTGACTTCAAAGGGCATGCATGGAAAGGTCTCGATCAGTACAGACCTACAACTTTGTGAAGTTTTAAATTGCTATCAGCAGCTTAACAACTCTTTCAAGCCGTGAAGACAGTCGGTGGTGATGACTGAACTTAAAGAGAAATGAGGTATCGGCTCAAATAGGAGTTGGATTGGTTGAGCTGTTTTACCGGTGGAGAAGGCAATGGTGGTTGGCGAGAGATGGCGTTAGTAGCTCAGCTGAGATGTCAATGAGATGGAAACTTCATGGTACGATAGTAGAGATGGGAGAAAAGATGAATTCTCATGTGGTGTTTAGACGGCGTTGTAAACAGAATGGGGTTTTGCTGTCGACCTCGAATGGCAAGATGGACTTGGGTGCTGATGCTGTTGGCTCAACGGAGATGCAGCAGCTTATGGAGTTTGGGAGTTcatatatggattgaaacaaggtTCATCTAGAAAGTGAAATCAGTGTCGGAGTGATGTACTTCTTAGTGCGTTGAATCAAAAAAGGAGTTGCATAGGTGCTGATCGAGAGAAAGTTGTTCTCAGCCAGAAAGGGAATGAAGAGGAGCAGTTGCCATTGATATTTAGGAAGTGAGCTGGTGATTGTCCGGCCAATGAATATTGAATTGCTTAGCTGCCGCAATCGATGGCAGAATGTGCTGTGTGTGCCAAAGGCAGTAAACGGAGCAAGAAGATGAAGGAGCTTGGAGAAGAAGAACGAGTGTTGGCTAATGATTGTGTACTCATTCTTATAGAGAGCTCGGAcacaaagaagataaaaaatgGAGCGAGTCTGATCCAGTATGGAAGAAAGATATAAAACGACGACGAAGTCAGGGTTCTGTATGTTGCTGAATTTTTATATTAGAGGCAGTGCACGAGCTGTTGCTACTGGTGGCTAGAAGGACAGGATATGGGAAGTAAAACTGCAATCAGGTCAACTGGAGCTGTTCGCAAGAAATGAAGCTTTGGTCAGTGAAGTCACGGAATAGAATGGAGGCTAGATGGACCAGATGGTTTGGGCCCATTGGGCAGTGTAATTTCTAGGTCTTAATTTGATTTCTGGCAACACTTGcatgaaaacaaaaagagaacaaCTTTCGAAGGGAGGGAGCGGACGGAAGAATCTGGAGGGTTCTCTGTTAGTGACAGACAGAGATGGAGAGAAGCTTGGCGGCCGCTGAGGCGAGCATAAGAACAAGAGACGACGGAGACAACTTGGGTTTGATCATTCCTCTTTTGTTATCATTTTCATGAGTTTTAAGAAATCCATAATCGTGTTTTGCTAATCTATTTGTAACTAGCgtttttatggttgaaactacatggatgttaggccatttttgattgaattgaattatgaagcaatataccattatgatttgaattgattaattttgattaTTGTTTATCAATTAATTGAAGTATGAGTTGTTGCGTTACCGGTTTTATAAACCTTTGTGCGTAGTTGGATAGTTTTACAAATAGTTTTGGTCTCGTTATTTGATAGTCCATGCTTGGGTTGAAtcctttgatgggttatacttagaaaAGCCAGATTCAATTTGTGAATCAATATTTTAGTTTCGTATGATTTTCTCGCTAATACAATTTGATAGTGCATGCTTgggtttaatcttttgatgtgtTATGCTTTTAGTATACTAGTGACATTTGCGATATTATcgttataataggtgatgtcaatagaacgaaagATAAACacatattcataattatgtttcatttcagtaattgaatagaaatagtagtGGATATCatgaaaccctggttaccgacttttcttttggattcattttattagtttaattattttctttgtttttataattctaaaaatccaaaaacatcatttCTGGTTAGTTTTATTAGGGATATtggttacagtatttccaccgctcctcgtgggaacgacatgtacttgccattgttctactagttagacaccgtgcaattgcggtttatataaatAGGGTTCTTCCAGAATCCTATCACTAGGACGACATACTATTTTCACACTTGAAGATGTTGTTGGAAGTGCTCTAACCTTCTCTAAAAATAGTTCCATTTTTCTCACTCCATCCGGCGAGCAAGTACTAGCACGGAATGACAGACGAACATTGCTCAAAACCTTAGCATGTTTTAATAAAAAACTCAGAAGTTTGAGTTTAGCATCACATCCTTCCACATTGTAGAAAGAAACATCAGTGAGGCGAGACAACATCCTCTGCGATGACAACCCTGCATCCCAATCATCCCCGACGTCCACTAAATTTGACTACATCAAAACAATCACAATAGCTAATAGGTCACTTGGTGACAAAGAATAATTGTACAAAATACGAAATCCTGCATACTCAAAGTTTCCAAAATTTTCTTCAAAAATTAAAGTCACCATGAGATGCATGATAAACATTGACGCTGTATTAGAATTTTCGGAACTACATCACAGGCCAGATCAATAAACGCAAAGGTTGGTTAACTGTTACCTGCTTGGAGTAAAGGAGTATACTCTGTACCCGAGGAGAAATCTTGAGCAAATACGTTATAGCCCACAAGCAACCTCTTGTAAACCGCATTTTCATCCAGAAAGATAGCATATTAAATAAGCAAGGTGGTTCAGAGTCTAATAATAAGTCAGGCGCTTCTGAGAGAACCttgagaaacaaagaaaatttttaAAATAATGTAAGAGCTAATAAATACTAATACTAGTTGAGAGCTCTGTTGTGTCAGGCGCTAGGCCAGGCGACAAGCCCTTCGCCTTGCGCCTAGGCTCTACTTTCCTTTGACATAATCGAGAGCTAATAACAAAAAAACCTCCATCATATTAGCCATACCTCGAGTAATCCATAGGATAACCACATATTTCTCACCATACAAGCCTCTCTTAGAAACTTCGTCATATGTTTAGCATATACCATTTCTTCATGTGAGAGAAAATTACAATATGCTTCTGTATTCTCACCTAAAACTCTTTCTTTGAGATCCAACTTAAAATTTACCTCGAATAGAAGAGAACAGTTTTCTAGAGAATATAATTGTGTCACGCAAGACATGCACTGGAAATATTTTAGATTTGGAGTAGTCAACTTGATAACATTGTCTGTACTACCAGGTAACCGCTTGTACACGAAATTCTCGAGGCTGAGAGAATTAACAGTCAAATTTGGTATGTCACAATGATATACGAATAACTTTTCAAGAACTGGGAAACTTGAAAAGATCCTTTTAGATAGTTCTTCATTGGGGATCGAAACTCCATGAATCCACAAAACTTTGAGCCGAGGTAAATCCATTGATTTTGGTAACATAGCATCTGTACATTTGAAACCAAAATTCACTTGCATTTCCAAGTGCACCAGTGACTTGCAATTAACAAGTTGATGGGGAATTTCAAGTGCTTCTGGATGACCTTGACTGATTTTCAAACTCATTTCTTTAACATTGCGCTTAACAGCTTGAACAATCCATCTATAAAcatttttcatcacaatatcttcACCTATAGCATATCTATACCGAATTATAGCAAATCGCTGAATATCAGATTTATTGCGAAGAATGAATACCATGTCGACAAAATGTATGAACCTTTGATCATGTTCTCTTCTTAGAGGAAATGAACTTCTCTTGATGCTTAGACATGGAACAGATTTCCGAATATGAATCCATCTTTTGGATAAAACACATGTTTGCACTACATCTCTGATATAATTAGAAGACATGATGCGGTGAATTATTTCATCAGGTAAGCTACTGATCCAATCTTTGCCATTAGAATATGGAGATTCGTTTCttgtttcttccatttttcttAACCGAcactgaaaataaaaaaattagtttttAAGATGAACCCTAATCTACAATTTGGCAACGAATCAATCAATCTGAGCAGaaacaaaaaccccaaaatcCCATTTCGCAatgagaagaaacaaaaaaaacgtAGAATTCCAATTTTGCAGAGCCAATTAGAATTTGTAATTtaaaacccagaaattaaaaGATGGAAGAGGAAGTACCTTTTGTTGTATGACGCAGTGGCTGATGAGTAACTCTTCAAGTGCAATTTTAAGTTCTTAATGTGGAAGAACATTAAAGTACCGATCTAGTAAAAAATGGAAGAGGAAGTACCTTTTGTTTAAAGACTTGAGGTGACGCTTCGTTTTCTATAAAAATATGTGAATGAATTACTGATACCTAGAAAATTCAACGGCTATAAAAAATATGTGATGACTTGCAATTTTGATGTGGGGCATGTGTGACAGCGTGTGAAGAATAGATAAAATGTACTCGTATTTGTTTTATCGAGGTGTTCGAATCTTTTGTGGATTGCACCTTTATAATCGAGGTGTTCGAATCTTGATGTGGGATGAAATACTTATGgtttgatgataaaaaaaaaagaaaaataatcttGATGTGGGGCAATTTTGATGTAGGGCATGTGCGATTGCACCTTTATAATCGAGGTGTTCGAATCTTTTGTCTTGCAcctttatatttttgttttattcaGCTAGAAGCTTGCTAGAAGTAAGCAAAAAATGAAATATTTTTACTACTATCTAGTCCGTAGTCTCATTCTAGACCTTACTATATTCTAACAATCGTTTTCCCTCTTTTTAATACTATCTGAGATAATTTCTTTTAAGATACATCATGTACATAAATTACCTTCTTATTTATGCATCCATAGATGAATGTGGCATGACCCTATACTAGGATTCAAACATCCACTCACATAAGTGGTTTATGTCACTCTAAAATGTATGTACCAATtaagatgtgtcttttccagagCTGTTGGTTGACAAAAGTCCACGGAGAAGAaggctacaaaatgatgatgacgtgtgccctcaCCAGATTATTGTACGACGGTTGAGAGAATAATGTGCGGTGACACTACAAAACCGATGCATCATTTctctttaaaaaatatatatccacaaagtatgagGTTCATGATTACATCATCACGCTTCTGCTTAGTATATGAATCAGGTAAATCTATGTATTATTtatgttaatttaagttactatGCGCAAAATTATATACGATGAAAATTGTATTTTGCACCACATTTCACGGGATCAAttgtgtgtgcacatatttcaaaGTATAAAATGATGATGACATGTGCCCTCACCAAATTATTGTGCTACAGTTGGGAGTACGAGGTCCGGTTACACTGCGATACCAATGCATCATTTCgtcttaaaaaaatatatccacacaAAGTATGAGGTTTATGTAATCGCGCTTCTGCTTAGAATGGGAATCAGGTAAATCTTTATAAAACAGATGATGACTTGGTTCTTGAAGCTAAATCTTCAGTCCTAGCTTGGGAAGCTGCAACAGGATACCACGTTCACTTGAATTTCTCAAGTTCTGTGCTAAATACCTGGGACTCCATTTTCATGAAGTCTATTGCTTTCTTATCTTCTACCTATGGTAGAAACTCCGTACATTCTTTTACTTGTTAATACAACTTCTCTTTTGATCAAAAAAGAGAGGTGAATCTCTGTTATTATTCATGTTGATTTAAGTTACTATACACAAAGTTCTATACGGTTTACTGAGTTTGTTTCATCATCGTCCTTCTTCCATTATCATCATAAATATTTCTGAATAAATGTATTTAAAAGAAAAACAGTTGCATCTCTGTCATTATTTAGttaactaaaaacaaaaacatccAAAGAGGAAAACACGAAATCTTCCCACTTGACCTTATTCCGCAATGAGGTCAGTGATCTTTGCGATTACCTAGATCGGAATCAACCAACTAGGAAAACTCCTAGTCCCATTTGTATTGATCATCTTGGAACGGATGTTTATAGAATTTCACTTTACTTAATTACTAAGATAAAAAGGAACGTTACCAAACGTGTGGTTTTTTTTGTATGAATAAAATGGGaaaggatccgttgacatggttataatgacataatatgTTGACATGGTTGTCATTTTTTCTACCAAACCCAACCGACAATGAATTTATAGCTAatattttggtgacatgttcctcgtataaaactctacattcctactaaaaatgagagaattctgaaatacgaaacttcaccatccacaaattttaatttcaaccgttaatcttcaaaggttgatattcaaaatggtatatggtggtcttatacatctcggaatgctCTTATTTTTGGTGGGAGTGTAtagacttataagaagaacatgtcataaAAAAATTAGCCTCAAATTCATTGGCCGTGGGGTTTGGTAGACAAAATGACGTCaaaatgtcaagattatgtcattataaccatgtcaacggatcctacccCGAATAAGATTTAGTAACTTTCTTTCAAACGATGATGAAATCGAGCTTACATTAGTAATTTTGGTGGTGCTTATGATAACATGAACATTATAAGTTGTGTGTATATATTAGGTCTGAAAGGACATGACATTTTAGTAggatattatatatattatatataatcggGACGACCGAAGCGAGTCCCATCTATATTTAAATAGTTTACATCACTCAAAAATGTatacatatgtatatatatatatatatactacaagaaaatctagctattgctacaccatatattaccacaccttcaatataggtgttgcaaaagcAAATTTGTAGTCACAGTACTTTTCAGCTGCAACTAAAAGCTATAACTAACTGATgtaaaatgaaacttttgccacaaaactgtagcaacaatatgaaaagagtgtggAAAAAAAGTGTAATCTCTGGCTGCAAAAATAAAGATTGGGTGCAACAATAGACTTCTTGCTATATAGGTTATCGCGACACTAGTAGGGGTTTATGCCATAACCACTGGGTGctgcaatatattaagttttcTTGAAGTatgtaccaatcaagatgtgtcttttccagatATATTGTTTTACAAAAGTCCACAGAgttacaaaat harbors:
- the LOC113333217 gene encoding putative F-box/FBD/LRR-repeat protein At1g78760, with the protein product MVFILRNKSDIQRFAIIRYRYAIGEDIVMKNVYRWIVQAVKRNVKEMSLKISQGHPEALEIPHQLVNCKSLVHLEMQVNFGFKCTDAMLPKSMDLPRLKVLWIHGVSIPNEELSKRIFSSFPVLEKLFVYHCDIPNLTVNSLSLENFVYKRLPGSTDNVIKLTTPNLKYFQCMSCVTQLYSLENCSLLFEVNFKLDLKERVLGENTEAYCNFLSHEEMVYAKHMTKFLREACMVRNMWLSYGLLEVLSEAPDLLLDSEPPCLFNMLSFWMKMRFTRGCLWAITYLLKISPRVQSILLYSKQSNLVDVGDDWDAGLSSQGCCLASLMFLSTMWKDVMLNSNF
- the LOC113333218 gene encoding F-box/LRR-repeat protein At4g14103-like, which translates into the protein MEETRNESPYSNGKDWISSLPDEIIHRIMSSNYIRDVVQTCVLSKRWIHIRKSVPCLSIKRSSFPLRREHDQRFIHFVDMVFILRNKSDIQRFAIIRYRYAIGEDIVMKNVYRWIVQAVKRNVKEMSLKISQGHPEALEIPHQLVNCKSLVHLEMQVNFGFKCTDAMLPKSMDLPRLKVLWIHGVSIPNEELSKRIFSSFPVLEKLFVYHCDIPNLTVNSLSLENFVYKRLPGSTDNVIKLTTPNLKYFQCMSCVTQLYSLENCSLLFEVNFKLDLKERVLGENTEAYCNFLSHEEMVYAKHMTKFLREACMVRNMWLSYGLLEVLSEAPDLLLDSEPPCLFNMLSFWMKMRFTRGCLWAITYLLKISPRVQSILLYSKQSNLVDVGDDWDAGLSSQRMLSRLTDVSFYNVEGCDAKLKLLSFLLKHAKVLSNVRLSFRASTCSPDGVRKMELFLEKKSN